aatatttaccaatATTGATAGTTATGAAGGAATCTAGGTAGGAATActtttaaacttgaaaatgaCTTCAAGGTCTAGGGCAGGTGTATATAGAACAACTAGAGTAATTCGATTAATGTATTTTGCCGTGTTTAAGCAAAAGTAGAAACCAGTTGccgcttttttatttaattgatatcagtagaaaattaattaaataaaggatactttaaaaaaagttattgttttcttttaatgCACAGAAGTTTTATCTTACAGAAATACTACAAAAATcgatcattaaaaatttaacaagtatgaaataatgatttatggtaattatttacagttGGTGACTttagatattaattaataaatatttgacatTATTTGATTCTAGGTGTGCATGTTCaacagttttaatttttaatagtataaaATGAACTATATAATAACaactataaatttgaattaaaaatatttatatacaaatttatagaattatttaatttaaatttttacaaatgccctcatataaaaataacaaaacgtCCATCAGTCAAACTGTATAGAACTAGAACAGGCCGTTGTTTTTCGTTCCTTACTTTTCTCATCTCATCGCACACTTGTTTAATCGACTTCTTGTGGTAGGGATGTCTAAAGAAAagcaagttattaattattaaacttaatACAACTAAATGAAAAACCAAAACAAGAAATAAACCACTTACTCTTCAATAACAGATTGAACGCTCCTCTGAAAATCTTGTTCTTTTTCATCCAATTCCAAGAGACCAAAAATTGTCTTTATGACAGGCATTTCTAGAAATACAGCAAATACTTCTATAGGATCTTTATACGATATTCGATGCAAGGAAGATGACAATTGAGCTAGCATAGAGTTTCTGTAACTTTTCCGTCCACTACTTGACAATTTGTCTTTCTCAGAGAGTACaaaattaatgtttacatTGATTGAAGTGTTATGTGCATTTGTCGTAGGTtccatattatttattttgcttTCAGATCTATGCAAAACTGGTGGTGGATCTGTTTGTTGTGAAGTTGTATTTGGTTTCCGTAAATACTCAGTAAATTCGGTTGTAGACATTTTCTGTTCTTTAAATCTTTTCATTTTACGTTCCCAAAAATGAACTGATAAATTTTCCTTTTCATCATCTAAAATGATGACAcaaggaattaaatttttacgacAATAATCTAGCATTTCTTCAGTCTTATTAAAGTCCAGTTTGGTTACCCGAAGATCGAGAGACCATAATTGCCGAAGAAGATCAGCTAGTTCATGTTCTctcttatttttcttattaattaatcctaCCGCTATGtttattccaaatttttttacattaatttcaatatttgaGTCTTCTAATAACAACTCTTGAATGACAGATACTAATCTATCGAGTGAAATACTTATACCCACACCGTGATGTCGGTTTTCTTTACTAGTCAATCCGGAACGTTCCGAAATACGTTCAAATACTTGGAGCATTTTATCATAACGACCACCCGCAGCTATTATTTCTTGACCCACTCGCCGTCGTCTACGTTTGAAATCACAGgtaatttggaaaattatcCCACGGTGTTGCTTCATATTGTGAGTAAGAAGAGGTGCAATAACAATAGgccactaaaaaataaattagttttcataaaaataatttttttttatacagcaaaaaaaatataactaacGTACCTTTACTCCTCCTAATGCTCCAATATGAGCAGTAACAGTTTCGATTTCTCTGAGAGCATTTTTTGCCAAGATAGCGGCATCTCCCATGCGTAATGTAAGTTTCTTGAGAAAACTCGCAATCTTTAGTGCATTATTTTCAGTGGTGGAAAGATTAATAAGTGTTTCTATTACTTGATCAGAGAGACCTAAATTTTCAAGATATGATTGTGCcgaaaatttagaatttttgccATCCTGAGCATTatcatttattgaaaatatttcttgaaatttttctagTCCTATTCCACAATATATTAAAACAGCTTCAAATAAAGAAGTATGGTTTAAACGAACTGTAAAATCAAACTGACGCATGTCGGAAAAGTCGTTAAAAATTTCCCAAACTATACGGATTAGTTCAGCTTCAGCCATAAGATCTACTGTTGAGCTAATGATGTCAAATGCACATTCATATAATTCTTTGGGATGAAACCCATGAacctaaaaatcaatttaaaaacttaagtcatggatataaaaaatatattttaagataaaaaattaaaattaaatattaacaaataatacCTTCTCTTCACGAAAAACTCGTTCGATAACATATCGTCTAAGGTGCAAGATATCATTCCACGCAACGTATCGCGCAAACGGTGCTCTGAGATCATGAGGTATAGTGACAATACTGCCTGAATGAGTCATGAGTTTAACGCACGTTTCTGTATGATCATACAAGTGACCAGATTTAGGCATTAACAAAGGCGTTGCTAAGTTAACTCCTCCGTGTCGTTGAAAAACTTCAACAACTATGGATTTTACATGATCATGCAAAAGTCTATTAACCACTGATGATGAACTGTTTGCTGGACGATTCAGTACAGTCATATCATAATTTATGTCTTCAGCCTGTGATACTTTTTGGGCGAAGCAACAAGAAATCAAGTACTTGTAGGCTTTGCTTTGGCTATTCGAAAGTGTATGTTGAACCATTTCTTGAAGTTCCGCTTCTTCTAGAAGTGGTGGAGGTAGATATTCAGACATTAAAAGTTCTTGAGCTGTAGGTCGCTGATTAGGATCGTGATTGAGTAaccatctgaaaaaaaaatcatactaaataaatattcaactcATGTTTGTTTGTGTATAATACGTACCGTAAAAGATGAGTCTGGTGAGGCATTTCAGTCTCTGTCATATCAGGTGGAAGGATTATTTCTTTAGATCTAACTTTTTGAAGAATAGTTACTCTCTCCATTTTAGTATCGGGTGGTTTACAACACATTTCAAATAGAATAATCCCAAGGCTGTATATGTCAACCTTTTGATTATATCTAGCTTTTGCTACCTCATTTCTCAACTCTGGAGCAACATAGAGAGCAGTACCCACTTGACCAGTCATTGATCGGGgttcatcaataataatatcatttttattgtctaATTCAACTTTCCGTTCGTTATCAATTGTTTGTACAACAGAGCACAATATGTTTGTTGTCGCCAAACCAAAATCACCAATTTTAACATGATCATTGctgtctaaaaaaatatttactggCTTCAAATCACGGTGAATCATTCCTTGTTGATGAATATAAGCGATACCTTCAACCATTTCTCGAAATAGGCGCCAAAGACGATCTTTATCTTCAtacaaattattatcaatcgCTGTTCTTAGGGTACTTTTTTCACAAAACTCCATTTGTATgtacataaattttgttttatgttCCACAGTGCTATTTTCTTCACTAGTTATTTTTTCAGAAGTTTCAAAAGACTCAGCCTTAGATATTTGTGACTCACTATCCACTTTAAATTCTATACCATCTGAAGATTCCTCTGACTTTTGTGGAGAGTGAAAAAACCCTTCTTCATCTTCACTCTCTTCTTCACTAGAACTATCATCACtgctactactactactactactgctgtcttcttctgatatagtgacTGATCGAGATTCAAAGCTTTTTAAGTTatgatcttttattttttcggttttctctTCATTAACAGACATTTGATCCAATAAAGATGATGAATGTCGTTTGACATTactaatattaacattttcaatcCACGAATTATAATATCGCACGACATTTTCATGATTCAACCTTGAAAGTAACTTAACttctcttatcatttttttgttagaCTGTTTGCTCTTTGGATCTAAAGCAATACGTTTGATAGCATAAACTCTTCCATCCAATTTGTTTCTTACTTTCCAAACATCTCCAAATGCGCCTTCACCAAGTGACTCAAGAATTTTGAATTCGTTTTTCATCCGTGAGTCAGATGTAGGCTCTTCCGTCTCTAAATTATTTTCCTGTTTATCAGAATGTTTTGGAGATGACAATTCACTTATCAAAGGTATGCGAATAAAATTATGCTGTTGTAGTTGTTTAGCTGACCACCTTAACCTTTCATTGCTATTCAAGCATTTGGACAAAAAGTCTTTTAATAACACTGGTATGTTTAACCCCCATTCTGCCTCATTATCTGATACTTTTTTGACATTCAACAGAGTCAAAAGTAATAATCCAAATCTATAAATgtctatttctttttttcctcTACCTTGAATTGttgcaaaattattattagctTTTCCAAGACaacttaaattataaatatttgataatctTTTATGTAATGAATAATCAGATACTTTTACAATGCCTTTGCtgtctatatatatatttgaatcTCTCAAGTCTTTATGTGTAATATTGTTTTCATGTAAATATTCTAATACAGAAAGAATTCCAGTGGCGAGATAACGTAACGTATCGATATTGACAGGAATATTTTCTTTTCGAAAAAAAGAACACGTTGTACCAACTACGAATTCTTGGAGTATATATACTACAATACTGTCTTCAGTTTGTGAATACTTAATATCTAAATAATGAACGAGATTAGGGTGGtgtaatttttgaagatgATTTAATTCCTGTTCAATGCTTCCAACTTGTTTCAATAGTTGTTGTAAATTCAAAGTATCTGcttcactattttttttatccacagGTGTATATTTCAACGTCCATTCTGTGACTGCTAAATGCTCAACAGCCTTAATATCAACTCCATCATAAACAACTGATCCTTTTACGCTCTTTCCCAGACATTTACCAAGTTGAATTTGTCTTTCTCCTCTATTACTTATAaagtgtaaaatttttgtagcTCTATGTTCACTTAGTAGACTATCCGGACTTTCAGATGAACTTAAACATCTTCTCCGGGAGTAAGTACGAATCCGTTCGTGAGGTGACGATGGAATTGATTGAGATGTTTCGTTCGATTCTAAAGACAAACGGGCCATTCTTTTACGATCACGAAGTTCGGCTTTCAAAGCTTCTTGTCGTCGATGGATTTCATCTTGCAATACCTTTGAttcattaatgaaattattagtcaagtctaaaaaaaaagtttaatttaaataaattttttaaaacaaaccTGTCGTTCTTGACTTTCTTTTAGTTGCTTCTTATGCATCTCAGACTGTATCTGTTCTTGACGACGAGATACCATCTCTTCATAAAAACTATTATAGCTTGGTTTGTTGTGTTCatataagaatttttgtacATGTTGAGTCAATTCAAAGATTACAACTTCTCCTTTCAATTTATCTGCTAAACTTTCCAACTCTGAGTATAAAACAGCGATTTGTTGATTAGAGAGACctaaactattttttagtttaatatgAGGAGGactgaaaataaaacatttttaaaaattaagactaATGTCACattaaatgaagtaaaaaatggATAATTTCCGTATCAGCTTACTCTTCTGGATACGATTCTCCGCACATAACATGCAAATCAATTTGAGCATAAACTTGAACTGGACCAGACATTCCTTGTGATGGTGTTAAGGTCACTTTTATATTGAGAGGTTGCCATTTtcgcttatttttattatttctcatATCTTCTAAATCATCTCCAAATATCGactgcaattaaaaaaaaattcgttaatagtttatgttataaattattaataatatagtgCATGATGAAATAATCAAACTGTTTTACGTACTTTTAAAACTTCAAATTCATTGTTTTGTCGATCTTGACATGATTCTTGAGACATCTTGATTTCTTACGtagattttttacaattaaaaactataattttaatccttatttaaaaaatatttaaaaaaaaaaaaaaaaaaaaaacaatttccaATGTATTGGTCTATAAAACCGCGGACCCGTgaggttataaaataataccttagtatttataattaacagaTCATTACACACTTACACTaaccaataattattatttattgctacattgtgaaaactatttaatactatttctacttaaaaaaattaaatttatttaataatgataatgttgttttcattgtatttttttttactttatgtTGTGAGTTTAAATAGATAGGtggtaaatatatgtatattaatgAGTGAAAAGACAACAATTAGTTTGTTACGACACAATGTGTTACACACGCGCTTTTGTCACATGTTTACAATATTATTGTATCAGTAATGAGagcgcttaaaattaaaacaaatttaaacgCAATAAAACGTAATGACAGTAATaagatattattaaaaaaatttaataataaataacaaataaaaaaatagcacAAATGAATTACCAACAgcaaataaaatcatttttgataaattatgataaaaatttaaaaatttacattagaTTGAAGatggttcaatttttttgtgattttgaCGTCAAATAATATCTTTAATTGGacgttaaaattttcaatgcaaCTTTACCCTTAAGTTTgaggtaaaaattaaaataacttgttttgaaaaaattttggctacCTGGGAAATTAAAAGAGTAGTTAATTtgacttatttaaaatacCACAGTAGTTACATATTCTACCGTCTGTTACTCTAGTAAATTAGTAAGTGCAACGTCCCGAGAAAAGTGTGCGAAAGAaagtaagtaatttattataatagttttatttaatagaaaattataaatttttaactttgtatttaattaatataaaaatatttaaattaatattgccTTAAAGAAgattaaacaataattgataaaaatataataatttttaggtgAACAGAAAGCACGTTGATTGGTGTGTTGTCAAGCCGGTGTCTCGGAAAACTGACGAAtcgaataatattattttcgcGGTCTTTACTACAAACAGATTGGTTGTCGTAGAGTAAATGTGTTCATGAAAATACATATTAAAAGATCATCAAGGgtgaattgaaaaatattacgaaaaaaaaaaaaaaaaaaacaataaaaaggGAATAATAGGAAAAAATAAGTGTTTTTTAATAGTAGTTTTGAACGTATAGTAAGTAGAAAAGTGGTAGTTAGTTATCGCGTGGGTAAAATTTAGGGAAAGTGTGTGTTGGCAGAGCGAGCAGGGAAGCGCGGCCATTTTATGTTAGTATGACGTTGAGGCTGGGTGTGTAGCACAGCTTCACGTTGAACCGTCCGTGTTGATTGTAATAAAAGTGAAATAACGCGATAAAGTCTGATGCTGGTCTTGAGATAAATGTACGGCGAACGTACGGGAGGTGtgatttgtaaataaaatttaggaagAAGGTGGGTTTTACTAAGGTAGAATAGGCTTAGCTAAGTGGTTGGCGTAGTTGTCGGCATAAAGCACAATCACAGAGAGCATGAGCGAGGAAAGTAATCCCCGTACACTCTACGTGGGTAATCTTGACCCATCCGTATCTGAGGATCTGTTATGCACATTATTTTCTCAAATTGGCCCAATAAAGGGCTGTAAAATAATACGTGAACCTGGCAATGATCCTTATGCATTTGTTGAATTTACAAATCATCAGTGTGCGGCTACGGCGCTGGCCGCCATGAATAAGAGACTCTTCCTCGATAAGGAGATGAAGGTTAACTGGGCTACGAGTCCAGGTAATCAACCCAAGCTTGATACTAGTAATCATCA
This is a stretch of genomic DNA from Cotesia glomerata isolate CgM1 unplaced genomic scaffold, MPM_Cglom_v2.3 scaffold_47, whole genome shotgun sequence. It encodes these proteins:
- the LOC123274612 gene encoding eIF-2-alpha kinase GCN2; the protein is MSQESCQDRQNNEFEVLKSIFGDDLEDMRNNKNKRKWQPLNIKVTLTPSQGMSGPVQVYAQIDLHVMCGESYPEDPPHIKLKNSLGLSNQQIAVLYSELESLADKLKGEVVIFELTQHVQKFLYEHNKPSYNSFYEEMVSRRQEQIQSEMHKKQLKESQERQVLQDEIHRRQEALKAELRDRKRMARLSLESNETSQSIPSSPHERIRTYSRRRCLSSSESPDSLLSEHRATKILHFISNRGERQIQLGKCLGKSVKGSVVYDGVDIKAVEHLAVTEWTLKYTPVDKKNSEADTLNLQQLLKQVGSIEQELNHLQKLHHPNLVHYLDIKYSQTEDSIVVYILQEFVVGTTCSFFRKENIPVNIDTLRYLATGILSVLEYLHENNITHKDLRDSNIYIDSKGIVKVSDYSLHKRLSNIYNLSCLGKANNNFATIQGRGKKEIDIYRFGLLLLTLLNVKKVSDNEAEWGLNIPVLLKDFLSKCLNSNERLRWSAKQLQQHNFIRIPLISELSSPKHSDKQENNLETEEPTSDSRMKNEFKILESLGEGAFGDVWKVRNKLDGRVYAIKRIALDPKSKQSNKKMIREVKLLSRLNHENVVRYYNSWIENVNISNVKRHSSSLLDQMSVNEEKTEKIKDHNLKSFESRSVTISEEDSSSSSSSSSDDSSSEEESEDEEGFFHSPQKSEESSDGIEFKVDSESQISKAESFETSEKITSEENSTVEHKTKFMYIQMEFCEKSTLRTAIDNNLYEDKDRLWRLFREMVEGIAYIHQQGMIHRDLKPVNIFLDSNDHVKIGDFGLATTNILCSVVQTIDNERKVELDNKNDIIIDEPRSMTGQVGTALYVAPELRNEVAKARYNQKVDIYSLGIILFEMCCKPPDTKMERVTILQKVRSKEIILPPDMTETEMPHQTHLLRWLLNHDPNQRPTAQELLMSEYLPPPLLEEAELQEMVQHTLSNSQSKAYKYLISCCFAQKVSQAEDINYDMTVLNRPANSSSSVVNRLLHDHVKSIVVEVFQRHGGVNLATPLLMPKSGHLYDHTETCVKLMTHSGSIVTIPHDLRAPFARYVAWNDILHLRRYVIERVFREEKVHGFHPKELYECAFDIISSTVDLMAEAELIRIVWEIFNDFSDMRQFDFTVRLNHTSLFEAVLIYCGIGLEKFQEIFSINDNAQDGKNSKFSAQSYLENLGLSDQVIETLINLSTTENNALKIASFLKKLTLRMGDAAILAKNALREIETVTAHIGALGGVKWPIVIAPLLTHNMKQHRGIIFQITCDFKRRRRRVGQEIIAAGGRYDKMLQVFERISERSGLTSKENRHHGVGISISLDRLVSVIQELLLEDSNIEINVKKFGINIAVGLINKKNKREHELADLLRQLWSLDLRVTKLDFNKTEEMLDYCRKNLIPCVIILDDEKENLSVHFWERKMKRFKEQKMSTTEFTEYLRKPNTTSQQTDPPPVLHRSESKINNMEPTTNAHNTSINVNINFVLSEKDKLSSSGRKSYRNSMLAQLSSSLHRISYKDPIEVFAVFLEMPVIKTIFGLLELDEKEQDFQRSVQSVIEEHPYHKKSIKQVCDEMRKVRNEKQRPVLVLYSLTDGRFVIFI